CCGGCGCCAGGCGGTAGCGCGTCTCCTGGATCTCGTTCTCGACGACGCCGATGACGCCCCACGTCTCGTGGTTATGGGCGCCGGCGGTGTCGCCCGGCCCCCACACGACCGAGGTCACATTGAAGTTCGGCGCGCGATGGAGCATGTAGCGCCCGCGCCGGCCGTCGGTCTGGCGTCGGCGGAACTCGGGCGGGACGGCGTCGGGATTCTCGATCAGCCGGCCCAGCAGCGGCGCGACCTGAGCGACGATCTTCTCCGACGAGGTCTCGCGCCCGGTGATCCGGTCCACGTCGGCGATGAAGCTCGCCAGCAGGTAGG
The Candidatus Methylomirabilota bacterium genome window above contains:
- a CDS encoding cysteine dioxygenase family protein, which gives rise to MAYLLASFIADVDRITGRETSSEKIVAQVAPLLGRLIENPDAVPPEFRRRQTDGRRGRYMLHRAPNFNVTSVVWGPGDTAGAHNHETWGVIGVVENEIQETRYRLAPGRERATPEVKAVLRHRPGAVSCLLPPDDEIHAMHNPTDRDTVEIHVYGKDLAGLKRRTWATDGTEKPLVSPKYLNC